The DNA window AAACCACAATCGGAAGTTTGTTATCCATGCACATGGTGATGGAAGTAGAATCCATAACGGTGATCCCGCGGTTTAATACATCCATAAAGTTAAGCTTTTCAAAACGAACTGCATCTTTATGTTTTTTAGGATCTTTATCGTACACACCATCTACTTTAGTAGCTTTTAAAATAACATCAGCATGAATTTCTACAGCACGCAAGGAGGCTGCGGTATCGGTGGTAAAAAATGGATTTCCAGTGCCAGCTGCAAAAATAACTACACGGCCTTTTTCTAAGTGACGCATGGCGCGCCGACGGATATAGGGCTCTACCAATTGATGCATTTCAATAGCGGAAAGTACACGGGTAAAAACACCTTCACGTTCAAGCGAACTTTGCAGGGCCATAGCATTAATAACTGTTGCCAGCATGCCCATATAATCGCCGGTAGCACGTTCAATGCCTTTTTCGGAGCCGGATAAGCCGCGATAAATATTGCCGCCGCCAATAACAACAGCCACTTCAACGCCTAAGGCTACAATGTCTTTAATTTCTTTGGAAATAATTTGGGCTTGATCAAGAGAAATACCGTAACCCTCGGGGCCCGATAGGGTTTCCCCACTTAGCTTTAAGAGAATGCGCTTATATTTGGGTTTGCTCATAGTTCAAAACTGCATGTCATGCTGTTTTGCTTTTATTTAGCCATCTTGGCTACTTCGTCGGCAAAATTATCTTCCTTCTTTTCAATCCCTTCACCCACCTGAAAGCGGGTAAAAGAAGAAACAAAAAGCGCCGGATTCACTTCTTTTAATACCTGAGCAACGCTTTTCTTTCCAGTAGGATCTTTAATAAAAATTTGATCTACCAAACACACGTCTTTGGCAAACTTGGCAATTTTACCATCCAAAATTTTATCCATCATCTCTGCTGGCTTGCCACTATCCTTCATTTGTTCTTTATAAATTTCACGCTCTTTATCAATAACAGCAGCGGGTATTTCGTCGCGCTTTAAATACTGAGGGAAAGCAGCGGCCGCATGCATGGCCACATCGCGAATAATACCATCATCCGCTTTAACGCCGCCTAAAACCACCACAACACCAATTTTTGCACCCATGTGGATATAAGAACCCA is part of the bacterium genome and encodes:
- the pyrH gene encoding UMP kinase, which gives rise to MSKPKYKRILLKLSGETLSGPEGYGISLDQAQIISKEIKDIVALGVEVAVVIGGGNIYRGLSGSEKGIERATGDYMGMLATVINAMALQSSLEREGVFTRVLSAIEMHQLVEPYIRRRAMRHLEKGRVVIFAAGTGNPFFTTDTAASLRAVEIHADVILKATKVDGVYDKDPKKHKDAVRFEKLNFMDVLNRGITVMDSTSITMCMDNKLPIVVFDFFSSGNIKKVVLGENIGTVVS